The following is a genomic window from Sphingobacterium spiritivorum.
ATGTTTCGTCAGGATCCGGATATAAATACCTATTCGCGAAATAATATAGAATGGATAGCCAACAACATAGGAGAGCTTAACAGTATGTATTATCTCCGTTCTGTGGGGGAGTATGAACTTTCAAAAGCGAAGTATCTGCGATACAATCTATATGCTACTACATATGGGAAAATAGCCGAAAAACCACAGATTACAAATACCTGGATCAATGTAGAAAAAGATAATAAAGGTATCGTTGCAGGCAATCTGCAGGAAAGCTACGATATGTTTTTCTATGGTCGCGGAGTGAAATTTTATACTGCAGACTCTGCTAAAAATAATTCATTCGAAGCTGCTGTAGCAGAGAAATCATTTGATCTGTTGGCCAATAACACCACGGATCAGGGTTATTCGGCCTATGTCCGAACTGTATTAGGCGATCAGCTTCCGGATAAAAAATACTATTCGGGAACTCTATTCTACGATCATTCTCCTTATGACAGTACGGAAAGTTTTCTGTTCAGTAATACTTTTGGCTTCTTCAAACAAGCACAAAGGGACAAAATACGACTTGACGCTGATATTGGTGTCGGATTAACCAACCGGCTGCATCCGTTAGCGGGAATGTCAGATGATTCCAGACCTTCTGCAGCTCTGGGACTACGCCTCTTCACAAGACAAAAGGGATTCACCTATTCCAGTGACAATTATATCAGTACAGCCTATTATCCCGGAAACAGAAGAGGAAGTGTTCAACTCAATCAGTATATTAACCGGAAACTGGGGAATGTAAGTATTACCGCAGGATACCTTTTTAATAAATACAATCCTAAATATCTAAACCGGAACTTGTTGTTCGATATGGAAGCAACAAATTCACGAGCAAATATAGACTTTACCATTGCGGTAAATGACCTGCTTACCTATTCTGTCCAGCCAAACTACACGACTGAAAGCGGGAATAGCTTTATCAACAACAGCTACCCAACATTAAGTATTAAGAGCTGGACATTAAATAATATCTTCTATTTACGCTCACGGAATTACAAACATACTTTTTATATTTCGTTCGAAACAGGCGTGAGCCGGTTAAAAAATATAGAAAATAATACATGGATTTACAGGGGAAATTTCTCTTACAACTATGATGCATTCAATCTGTACGGAAATTTTCAAAAAGGCAATTTTCATATTTATGATGCCCTACCTAATTTATCCGGTGTCGATGATGAAAATTACAGAGTATCGATCAGCCCCTCTTATCAAAAGCAGTTTTGGAATAAAAAAATGTCTGCTACAGTAGGAGCAATACTGAATATCAGCAGCTATTCCGGAGAGAATTATATAGCCAATGCCTCTCTGCAGTACCGGGTCTTGAAGAATACCATTCTAAGTGGTTCATACTACTATTATTATCTCAACAGCAGGAGCAATTATACAAATGGGTACGGGAATATTCAGGTTGGTGTACGGCAGAATCTTCCGTCAGGCGTCTCCTCAGGTCAGCAAACCAAAAATGGAGATCTTGAAATCCTCTGCTTTTACGACAATAATAATAATGGATTTTTTGACACAGGTGAAAGCAAAGCTGTTAACTATACATTATTGATTAATGATCTGATGCTCACAACTGACAGGCAGGGACAGGTAGCCTTCAAAAATATTCCATATGGAGAACTAGCTGTTGTTTTCCCTCCGAAAGATGGTTTTCAGGCAAATAATCAAAAAATTCTCATCAACAGGAGCAAGACAAAGCTATCCGTTCCGCTTCAGCAAAGCGTACAAATCGAAGGGACTATTCAGCTAGCCTACGATCCGGTACGTAGTGTAGCTGTAGATACCGACCTGTTGGGTTATAAAGTTTATGCAAAAGATAACTATGGACACGTATTTGAATCCCAGACCGATACAAAAGGATCCTATTCGCTTTTACTGCCTGAAGGGGAATATATCTTCTTTATGGATGAAAGTACTTTCCCGGAAAATATCTATCTCGATCAGAACTCCTATCCGATGAAGGTCACCATCGGACAGAAAGCAACAGCGCCTGCATTCAACTTACAGATCAAAGCAAAAAATATACAAATAAAGCGATTTTAAAAAATAAAGCGCAGTTTCCTGCGCTCTATTCCGGGATCATTATCCAAATGATATGGTTTCATAAATCCCGGATCACCTTATCAATCACCAATTGATTATTTTTCAGCTACTAACCTTGATGTAGACACCCTGTCAGTAGCCTGTGTTACTCCTTCAGCTATAAGCAGCTACCGCTTTACAGGCTTGTTACTCATCTCAAAAAGAAGTTCACCCCCATTTTTGATGCTTTCATAGGACAGCAGAAAATCTTTTATTACGACACCATTAAAAGATACCTTTTTAACATATACATTGTTATCCGATTGGTTTTGTGTGTTAATAACTAATGTTTTCCCATTTTCCAGATTTAACTTAGCGGATTTGACAAGAGGACTGCCAATCCAGTAATTATTATCACCGGGAGCTACCGGATAGAAGCCCAATGAACTGAAGATATACCAGGCACTCATCTGACCGCAATCATCATTACCACCTAAGCCCGCCTCCCCGTTTTGATATTGATGACGGATAATTTCCCGTACGCGTTTCTGCGTTTTCCATGGGCTTTTTGTGAGATTGTAGAGATAAGCAATATGATGAGAAGGTTCATTTCCATGTACATAATTACCGATGATACCCTCTCGCGTAATGTCTTCTGTCTGTGCAAAATAGTGATCCGGAAGATGCATAGTAAACAGAGAATCAAGATAAGCTTCTATTTTTTCGGTTCCGCCCATTACAGCTATCATTTCTTTTGGCTGATGCGGTACATATAGACTATAGTTCCATGAATTTCCTTCTATAAAACCCTGTCCATGCGTATCCAGAACATCAAATTTGCTTCTGAAATTTCCTTTGGAATCTTTAGGACGCATAAAGCCTATTGACTTATCGTAAAGGTTCCGCCAGGATCCGGCACGTTTCATAAACGTTTCATAAACCTCCTTATTACCCAGTTTATTAGCCAATTGAGCAATACACCAGTCATCATAAGCATACTCCAATGTATTGGACACAGAAGTCCCGGAGATATCATCGGGCACATACCCCAGATCAATATAGGCTCCGATACCTTCATATCTTCTGGTATTAGCCGTCTGTACACAGGCTGCTAAAGCTGCCTGGGCATCACCTTTGTATACGCCTTTCATTATTACATCTACGATTACGGATACCGAATGATATCCGCTCATGCACCAGTTATCATTTGCGTAATGCGACCATATGGGCAACATCTTTAACACACTTTGATCATAGTGCGCCATCATTGAGGCCACCATATCCGAATTACGGGAAGGGTTGATCAGATTCATCAAAGGATGAAATGCCCTGAACGTATCCCATAAAGAGAATGAAGTATAATTAGTGAAGCCTTCCGCTTTATGTATCTCCTGATCCAGACCTTTATATTCACCGTTGCTGTCCATATAGATGGTCGGCATCAGGCTGGCATGATACATCGCGGTATAGAAATTGACAAGATCTTCACTGTTGAGCATATCGACCTCGATTTTTGCCAGTTCCTTCTCCCACTGGTGCTGCCCCTTCTTAACAAGCTGTTCAAAACTCCAGTCCGGAGTTTCTTCATCCATATTCGCCAGAGCATTCTTCATACTTACCGGACTTAAGGCAACCTTCATCGTTATCTGCTCGTTATCATCCGTATCAAAATCCAGATGCATACGAATATTATGTGCTGCCAGATCCGGGAAATTATCCTGTTGATTGAATTTTCTCCAGAATCCGTTATAGAGCGGCTTCCCGTCCACATAACGTGCGCCATAGTTTTTAAATGGTTTAGATGTTTTTATAGCAAAGTAAACCGTTCGCGTACGTGCCCATCCATTAGTCTGCCGGTATCCTGTAATGAGGGAATCATTATGTACTTTAACTACTGTCCATACATTTTTGCCTTCATAATTATAAATACCTGCTGTCAGATCAAGGATAAGATGTGATGCATCCGATTTAGGAAAAGTATAGCGATGTACACCTACACGCGCAGTAGTGGTCATCTCAGCCCGTATGCCATGTTTATCCAGCAGAACGCTGTAATAATTTGGTTGAGCAATTTCATTCTGATGACTGTAAGGCGAGCGGTATCCGTCCTGAGGCCGTTGGACAGTCCCGGGATTGAGCTGTAATTCACCTTGTGTTGGCATGACTAATACATCCCCCA
Proteins encoded in this region:
- a CDS encoding GH92 family glycosyl hydrolase; translated protein: MNVKLTVSFLSLVLLAHIPFVSQAQQQNLIQYVNPLIGTAKMGHTFPGATVPFGAVQLSPDTDTIPYAVNGKYNGDVYKYCAGYQYDDPTIVGFSHTHFSGTGHSDLGDVLVMPTQGELQLNPGTVQRPQDGYRSPYSHQNEIAQPNYYSVLLDKHGIRAEMTTTARVGVHRYTFPKSDASHLILDLTAGIYNYEGKNVWTVVKVHNDSLITGYRQTNGWARTRTVYFAIKTSKPFKNYGARYVDGKPLYNGFWRKFNQQDNFPDLAAHNIRMHLDFDTDDNEQITMKVALSPVSMKNALANMDEETPDWSFEQLVKKGQHQWEKELAKIEVDMLNSEDLVNFYTAMYHASLMPTIYMDSNGEYKGLDQEIHKAEGFTNYTSFSLWDTFRAFHPLMNLINPSRNSDMVASMMAHYDQSVLKMLPIWSHYANDNWCMSGYHSVSVIVDVIMKGVYKGDAQAALAACVQTANTRRYEGIGAYIDLGYVPDDISGTSVSNTLEYAYDDWCIAQLANKLGNKEVYETFMKRAGSWRNLYDKSIGFMRPKDSKGNFRSKFDVLDTHGQGFIEGNSWNYSLYVPHQPKEMIAVMGGTEKIEAYLDSLFTMHLPDHYFAQTEDITREGIIGNYVHGNEPSHHIAYLYNLTKSPWKTQKRVREIIRHQYQNGEAGLGGNDDCGQMSAWYIFSSLGFYPVAPGDNNYWIGSPLVKSAKLNLENGKTLVINTQNQSDNNVYVKKVSFNGVVIKDFLLSYESIKNGGELLFEMSNKPVKR
- a CDS encoding COG1470 family protein; the protein is MKRFLFLIPIVFLSFMFHMKAAKAQVHSGIQINTASSLHVEEGVIQLSVEVINTGSSIFNGSLKIDAPANLSLLSQNTVEIAPGKKKYLSLKFKCSGLANLKDKAIQITAIKQANAVSAPVRIRLDVAEKRAVTLHNMTDVQLLQRVGDIVYVKALIRNEGTSDEKINLVFSSPDRIGSRSFQTISMDLPSGKDTLVTYSFTVEKYMMQLPRYNLNINGLYPSNDIFGNLSLVFNNVSSVRNYDKMFRQDPDINTYSRNNIEWIANNIGELNSMYYLRSVGEYELSKAKYLRYNLYATTYGKIAEKPQITNTWINVEKDNKGIVAGNLQESYDMFFYGRGVKFYTADSAKNNSFEAAVAEKSFDLLANNTTDQGYSAYVRTVLGDQLPDKKYYSGTLFYDHSPYDSTESFLFSNTFGFFKQAQRDKIRLDADIGVGLTNRLHPLAGMSDDSRPSAALGLRLFTRQKGFTYSSDNYISTAYYPGNRRGSVQLNQYINRKLGNVSITAGYLFNKYNPKYLNRNLLFDMEATNSRANIDFTIAVNDLLTYSVQPNYTTESGNSFINNSYPTLSIKSWTLNNIFYLRSRNYKHTFYISFETGVSRLKNIENNTWIYRGNFSYNYDAFNLYGNFQKGNFHIYDALPNLSGVDDENYRVSISPSYQKQFWNKKMSATVGAILNISSYSGENYIANASLQYRVLKNTILSGSYYYYYLNSRSNYTNGYGNIQVGVRQNLPSGVSSGQQTKNGDLEILCFYDNNNNGFFDTGESKAVNYTLLINDLMLTTDRQGQVAFKNIPYGELAVVFPPKDGFQANNQKILINRSKTKLSVPLQQSVQIEGTIQLAYDPVRSVAVDTDLLGYKVYAKDNYGHVFESQTDTKGSYSLLLPEGEYIFFMDESTFPENIYLDQNSYPMKVTIGQKATAPAFNLQIKAKNIQIKRF